From the Rhodothermales bacterium genome, one window contains:
- a CDS encoding helix-turn-helix transcriptional regulator, with protein sequence MTRQDKVRNTVRRHRLLQDITQQELAERVGVTRQTIVSIEKGRYKPSIVLALRLAEAFAVPVEALFQLDRGDDHG encoded by the coding sequence GTGACTCGACAGGATAAGGTTCGAAACACGGTACGCCGCCACCGCCTGCTGCAAGATATCACACAGCAGGAGCTGGCTGAACGCGTCGGAGTGACGCGGCAAACGATCGTGTCGATTGAGAAGGGACGATACAAGCCGTCGATTGTGCTCGCTCTTCGGCTTGCGGAAGCGTTTGCGGTTCCGGTCGAGGCACTCTTCCAACTCGATCGGGGTGACGATCATGGCTAG
- a CDS encoding GPP34 family phosphoprotein: protein MMENSERLYLHEEILLLVLRDEEGTVASGPMYEYAIGGGILAELLLNERLTVESMGRKENKQVVRLKSSTPMSNDVIDECLSKVKAAGKPKSPQHWVMKFAQTKDL from the coding sequence ATGATGGAGAACAGTGAGAGGCTGTACCTGCATGAGGAAATCCTTCTCCTGGTCTTGCGCGATGAGGAGGGTACGGTAGCCTCCGGTCCCATGTATGAGTATGCTATCGGAGGCGGGATCCTCGCCGAGCTGCTGCTGAACGAGCGACTCACCGTCGAGTCGATGGGTCGGAAGGAGAATAAGCAGGTGGTTCGCCTGAAGTCATCGACGCCGATGAGCAACGACGTCATCGACGAGTGCCTGTCGAAGGTTAAGGCGGCAGGCAAGCCGAAGTCGCCCCAACACTGGGTGATGAAGTTCGCGCAAACCAAGGATCTGAA